Proteins encoded within one genomic window of Bombina bombina isolate aBomBom1 chromosome 1, aBomBom1.pri, whole genome shotgun sequence:
- the LOC128663292 gene encoding 40S ribosomal protein S6-like gives MTRVDELLDRITRCNFLTMLDLCKGYWQIPLDPDSFPKPAFITLFGLYQFRVMPFRIKNAPATFQRMVDQLLDGLPDYACAYLDDIMIYSDTWEDKCKKLIEVDDERKLRTFYEKRMATEVSADPLGDEWKGYVVCISGGNDKQGFPMKQGVLTHGRVRLLLSKGHSCYRPRRTGERKRKSVHGCILDANLSVLNLVIVRKGDKDILGLTDNTVPRRLGPKRASRIHKLFNLSKEDDVRQYVVRKPLSKEKKKPRTKAPKIQHLVTLRVLQHKRRRIAPKKQRTQKNKEQASDYAKLLAKRTKEAKEKHQEQIAKRCRLSSLRASTSKSEYSQK, from the exons ATGACTCGGGTTGATGAACTATTGGACCGCATCACCCGGTGTAACTTCCTGACCATGCTTGATCTCTGTAAGGGATACTGGCAGATTCCTCTGGACCCGGATTCTTTTCCAAAGCCAGCATTCATCACTttattcggcctgtaccagttcagGGTCATGCCATTTCGGATAaagaatgctccagccaccttccagagaatggTAGATCAACTCCTTGATGGCCTCCCGGATTATGCTtgcgcatacctggacgacatcatGATCTACAGTGATACCTGGGAGGACAAGTGCAAG aaactTATTGAAGTTGATGATGAGCGCAAACTACGTACCTTTTATGAAAAGCGCATGGCAACGGAAGTCTCAGCTGATCCATTAGGTGATGAGTGGAAGGGATATGTTGTGTGCATCAGTGGTGGAAATGACAAGCAAGGTTTCCCCATGAAACAGGGTGTGCTCACTCATGGCCGTGTGCGTCTTCTCTTGAGCAAGGGTCACTCCTGCTACCGCCCCAGGAGAACTGGAGAGCGCAAACGCAAATCTGTACATGGCTGCATTTTGGATGCCAACCTGAGTGTCCTGAACTTGGTTATTGTCAGGAAAGGAGATAAGGACATTCTTGGCCTAACTGACAATACTGTTCCCCGCCGTTTGGGTCCAAAAAGGGCCAGCAGAATTCACAAGCTGTTCAACCTGTCCAAAGAAGATGATGTGCGTCAGTATGTGGTGAGGAAGCCTCTATCAAAGGAGAAAAAGAAACCCAGAACCAAGGCCCCCAAGATCCAGCATCTGGTGACGCTAAGAGTTCTGCAGCACAAACGTAGGCGTATTGCCCCAAAAAAACAGCGCACTCAGAAGAACAAGGAGCAGGCATCCGATTATGCCAAACTTCTAGCTAAAAGGACAAAGGAGGCGAAGGAGAAACATCAGGAACAGATCGCTAAGAGGTGTAGATTGTCTTCATTGAGAGCATCCACCTCCAAATCAGAATACAGTCAGAAATAA